The following proteins are co-located in the Spirosoma montaniterrae genome:
- a CDS encoding M16 family metallopeptidase, which translates to MIHYDEFVLDNGLRVFVHEDASTPMAAVNILYNVGSRDEDPDRTGFAHLFEHLMFGGSKHIPSYDEPLQRVGGENNAFTSPDITNYYITLPAANLETAFWLESDRMLSLSFDPQVLDVQQKVVIEEFKQRYLNQPYGDVWLKLRPLAYLQHPYRWATIGKDISHIENATLDDVRGFFFKYYLPNNAILVVAGNVTVEQVKQLCAKWFAPIPAGVPYVRNLPKEPKQTQARQLETSANVPLNALYKTWHMPGRFDAEYHAADLLSDMLGRSKSSRLYQKLLRDTPLFSNVGAYTTASIDPGLLIVQGTLNEGITPEEADAAVEVVVQEFIEQAVAEEELAKVKNQAEATLAFSEVELLNRAMNLAFAANGGNPNFVNEEAAHIQAVTPESIQAAARKILRPDNSSTLYYRRDN; encoded by the coding sequence ATGATTCATTACGACGAATTTGTGCTGGACAATGGCCTGCGGGTATTTGTTCACGAAGACGCTTCCACCCCGATGGCGGCTGTTAATATTCTGTATAACGTTGGCTCACGCGACGAAGACCCCGACCGTACAGGCTTCGCGCATTTATTTGAGCACCTGATGTTTGGCGGCTCAAAGCATATTCCAAGCTACGACGAGCCACTACAGCGCGTGGGGGGCGAAAACAACGCCTTCACCAGCCCCGACATCACCAACTATTACATTACGCTTCCAGCGGCCAATTTAGAAACGGCTTTCTGGCTCGAATCAGACCGGATGCTGAGCCTGTCGTTCGATCCGCAGGTGCTCGACGTGCAGCAGAAAGTAGTAATCGAAGAGTTTAAGCAACGCTATCTGAACCAGCCCTACGGCGATGTATGGCTAAAACTGCGCCCGCTCGCCTACCTGCAACATCCGTATCGCTGGGCCACTATCGGTAAAGACATCAGCCACATCGAAAACGCCACACTCGACGACGTGCGCGGCTTTTTCTTCAAGTATTACCTGCCCAACAACGCCATTCTGGTAGTAGCGGGCAACGTTACGGTTGAGCAGGTTAAGCAACTCTGTGCCAAGTGGTTCGCGCCCATTCCGGCAGGTGTGCCCTACGTGCGGAATTTGCCGAAAGAGCCGAAACAGACCCAGGCCCGACAACTTGAAACCAGCGCGAACGTGCCACTCAACGCACTCTACAAAACCTGGCACATGCCGGGCCGGTTCGACGCCGAATACCATGCCGCCGACCTGCTGAGCGATATGCTGGGGCGCAGCAAATCGTCGCGGCTGTACCAGAAATTGTTGCGGGATACCCCGCTGTTCAGTAACGTTGGTGCCTATACGACAGCATCGATTGACCCCGGCCTGCTGATTGTGCAGGGTACGCTGAACGAGGGAATTACGCCCGAAGAGGCCGATGCCGCCGTAGAAGTTGTTGTGCAGGAATTTATTGAACAGGCCGTTGCAGAAGAAGAACTGGCGAAAGTCAAGAATCAGGCTGAGGCCACGCTGGCGTTCTCGGAAGTCGAACTGCTGAATCGGGCCATGAACTTAGCATTCGCTGCCAACGGTGGGAACCCCAACTTCGTAAACGAAGAAGCAGCCCATATCCAGGCCGTTACGCCCGAATCCATTCAGGCAGCCGCCCGGAAAATACTGCGCCCGGACAATAGTTCGACTTTATATTACCGGCGCGACAACTGA
- a CDS encoding phosphotriesterase family protein, producing MLSRRQFLRSSIAGFFFRDKPRSYIQTVTGPIDGSKMGLTLIHEHILVDFIGADKTSPERWNRADVLAKMLPYLQELRRLGVQTLLDCTPAYLGKDPELLRELSEKSGVQLLTNTGYYGAVDNKYLPAHAFTETADQLADRWVADFQDGIGTTGIRPGFMKISVNPGPLSDMHRKLITAAARTHKRTGLTICSHTGPYGPAFEQIDVLKQEGVDPKAFVWVHAQGNSMVHYARAVRDGAWVSLDGLDNGNVAQYADTLLLMKENQFLHRTLLSHDAGWYDPDKPGGGPISRDYTVLFKRLMPELNRRGFTRRNWQQLLVENPVEAFALKNSR from the coding sequence ATGCTTTCTCGTCGTCAATTTCTGCGCTCATCCATTGCCGGTTTCTTTTTTCGGGATAAGCCGCGCTCGTATATTCAGACTGTAACCGGCCCAATCGATGGATCGAAAATGGGCCTTACACTCATTCACGAGCATATTCTGGTCGATTTTATCGGTGCCGACAAAACCAGCCCCGAGCGTTGGAATCGGGCCGACGTGCTGGCGAAAATGTTGCCCTATTTGCAGGAACTCCGGCGGTTGGGCGTACAAACGCTGCTCGATTGTACGCCCGCTTACCTCGGCAAAGACCCGGAGTTACTGCGCGAATTATCCGAAAAATCGGGTGTGCAGCTTCTGACCAACACGGGCTATTACGGCGCGGTCGATAACAAATACCTGCCTGCTCATGCGTTTACCGAAACCGCCGACCAACTCGCCGACCGCTGGGTAGCCGATTTTCAGGATGGTATTGGCACAACCGGCATTCGGCCCGGCTTTATGAAAATCAGCGTCAACCCCGGCCCGCTGTCCGATATGCACCGCAAGCTGATTACGGCAGCCGCCCGCACGCACAAACGCACGGGCCTTACCATCTGCTCACACACCGGCCCGTATGGCCCCGCGTTTGAGCAAATCGATGTACTAAAGCAGGAAGGTGTTGACCCAAAGGCATTTGTATGGGTTCATGCGCAGGGCAATAGTATGGTGCATTACGCCCGTGCCGTGCGCGACGGCGCGTGGGTGAGTCTCGATGGATTAGATAACGGCAACGTAGCCCAATACGCCGATACGCTGCTGCTGATGAAAGAGAACCAGTTTTTACACCGAACGCTGCTCTCGCACGATGCAGGCTGGTATGACCCCGACAAACCCGGTGGTGGCCCCATCAGCCGCGACTATACCGTGCTATTCAAACGACTTATGCCCGAACTAAATCGGCGCGGCTTCACCCGCAGGAACTGGCAGCAATTGCTGGTCGAAAACCCGGTCGAAGCGTTTGCCCTGAAAAACAGTAGGTAG
- a CDS encoding DUF5723 family protein, whose amino-acid sequence MTLRLLVLSGCLLLAAGVRAQRMTAAQLSNFAGINGLYLNPSSIADSRWGTHINLTTVSMQANAQPRLPASIVPFAEAGLKLRGQEMALKAIDLRGPGLMVQLRGSQAFAITTRYRADVNLAGNYDLINWFRGDKTPLPNTTRSEQINADAFGEIAVSYAMPVLNWQQHFVKAGGTVKYLRGLHSSSLSVDGQFGAPAGQLSYSIDRLQTTYSDLTTLSDLTFGDALAGQVPGNGTGFDLGFTYEFRPQADSYRYTMDGKTLSDVTVNKYRVRLGVSLLDIGTIRYQNASNWSVPARTGTLQQSAVQPPARPWQIRDAIAQSLGIVPEGSVGDLNVALPRTLSVQADVALTNGWFVGAAWWKPSQPLASAQHRSALLSFGPRYESKDTELSLTGNYWQTLGKFSVGAHLRAGIFTVGTDNIVGFFSDNGLTAHVFAGITLPFGAKRPRDTDGDYVSNKVDRCPDVAGVWAFRGCPDTDADGIEDKNDNCPQDAGPTATNGCPDADNDGIFDKNDACPNQSGSTRFSGCPDTDADNIPDKDDECPTVAGMPALGGCPDADADGLRDSQDACPNEAGLKELDGCALKAIATPAVATSAVPALSATETALLEQLNRSFLRGPMADETALAGLKTYLESTPGRLLSFEFSGSNQEQLVRVATLFKDELATYFGNTDRFRFTVVPKAGQAAGIRVSVQ is encoded by the coding sequence ATGACACTACGATTACTCGTTTTATCGGGTTGTCTGTTGCTGGCTGCCGGTGTTCGGGCGCAGCGCATGACAGCGGCACAACTTAGTAATTTCGCCGGTATCAACGGTCTATATCTCAACCCCTCGTCTATTGCCGATTCGCGCTGGGGAACGCACATCAACCTAACTACGGTGTCGATGCAGGCCAACGCCCAGCCACGTTTGCCCGCGTCGATTGTGCCGTTTGCCGAAGCTGGTCTGAAACTGCGCGGGCAGGAAATGGCACTCAAAGCCATTGACCTGCGCGGGCCTGGCCTGATGGTGCAACTACGCGGCAGTCAGGCGTTTGCAATTACGACCCGCTACCGGGCTGATGTCAATCTGGCGGGCAATTATGATCTGATCAACTGGTTTCGGGGCGACAAAACCCCGTTGCCCAACACCACACGCTCGGAGCAAATCAACGCCGACGCGTTTGGTGAAATTGCCGTTTCCTATGCCATGCCCGTATTGAACTGGCAGCAGCATTTTGTGAAAGCGGGTGGCACAGTCAAGTACCTGCGCGGGCTGCACAGTTCAAGTTTATCTGTCGACGGTCAGTTTGGTGCACCCGCGGGGCAACTCAGTTACAGCATCGACCGACTACAAACGACCTATTCAGACCTGACAACGCTGAGCGACCTGACCTTTGGCGACGCCCTTGCGGGTCAGGTGCCGGGCAACGGCACAGGCTTCGATCTGGGTTTTACGTATGAGTTTCGCCCACAGGCCGACTCGTATCGGTACACAATGGACGGCAAAACACTGTCCGACGTTACGGTAAACAAATACCGCGTTCGGCTGGGTGTCTCGCTGCTCGACATCGGCACCATTCGCTATCAGAATGCCAGCAACTGGAGCGTGCCGGCCCGAACCGGAACGCTCCAGCAGTCAGCCGTACAGCCACCCGCCCGGCCCTGGCAAATCCGCGACGCCATCGCGCAATCGCTCGGTATTGTACCCGAAGGCTCGGTAGGCGACTTGAACGTGGCTCTCCCCCGTACACTATCGGTGCAGGCCGACGTAGCCCTGACAAATGGCTGGTTTGTAGGTGCCGCCTGGTGGAAACCGTCGCAACCGCTGGCGTCGGCACAACACCGGTCGGCATTGCTCTCGTTTGGCCCGCGCTACGAATCGAAAGACACCGAGTTGAGCCTGACGGGGAACTACTGGCAAACGCTCGGTAAATTCTCGGTAGGGGCGCACCTGCGGGCCGGTATCTTTACCGTCGGCACGGATAACATCGTCGGTTTCTTTTCCGATAACGGCCTGACAGCGCATGTATTTGCGGGTATTACGCTACCATTCGGAGCCAAACGACCCCGCGATACAGATGGCGACTATGTATCGAACAAGGTAGACCGCTGCCCCGATGTGGCGGGCGTTTGGGCGTTTCGTGGTTGCCCCGATACCGACGCCGATGGCATCGAAGATAAAAACGACAACTGCCCGCAAGACGCCGGACCAACGGCCACCAATGGCTGTCCCGACGCTGACAACGACGGTATTTTCGACAAAAACGATGCCTGCCCCAACCAGTCTGGCAGTACCCGGTTTAGTGGTTGCCCCGACACCGACGCCGACAACATTCCTGATAAAGACGACGAATGCCCGACCGTGGCCGGTATGCCCGCGCTGGGTGGTTGCCCCGATGCCGATGCCGACGGTCTGCGCGACAGTCAGGATGCCTGCCCCAACGAAGCGGGTTTAAAAGAACTGGACGGTTGTGCGCTAAAAGCCATAGCGACGCCTGCTGTTGCCACGTCGGCAGTGCCAGCGTTATCGGCTACGGAAACTGCGTTGCTCGAGCAGCTAAACCGCAGCTTTTTACGTGGCCCGATGGCTGATGAAACCGCACTGGCCGGGCTGAAAACGTACCTTGAATCAACGCCGGGCCGGTTACTCTCCTTTGAATTTTCGGGCAGCAATCAGGAGCAGTTAGTGCGCGTAGCTACGCTGTTCAAAGATGAACTGGCTACGTATTTTGGCAATACCGACCGCTTTCGGTTTACGGTTGTACCCAAAGCCGGACAAGCGGCAGGAATAAGGGTGAGTGTGCAGTGA
- a CDS encoding OmpA family protein has protein sequence MPEPLNLRDHVEYAPSVSADGRTLIFQSDRYGVFVNAYKKVPRINAEGDQQLIDDKLSTQFFGVYEARLHPSGQWMKPEPIQAINRYDSDSMTPLIGGPGISYDGNYLFFFANFPTKPGFGREDIYYCVRQRNGWGPPVNIGPAINTAGYEGFPSISADGRQLYFVRENLTHRSHEGQTCYRIMVAEKGRDGQWKRPIELPAPVNMDCEKAPRILADSRTLVYSSIKAKGDGDFDLYMSVLQADGSWSAPKNLHYVNTKRSDQSVAISACGDLMYYVSDGDMYTTPIPDELRPFKLATVQGFVTDSLSGLPVSARVVVNDVGTGQLVTTVETNPADGRYTVLLPSTSAYRLTVNERDFRTASRLITWAAYVTCDVIPTDFRLKPIRTETAARPDATLSRKADDIVIVAAPVVERVTAAQVADKRTEEVTLVDSVRQPKPSPLIVVQVRVVDSETGAAIPNAQLTITDEKTQKPLTASPDSTGQGFALSVMPGTSLGFRTTAPDYLITNAKLNNITAPQRLTLKLLRQKPSVLTIRAFAMTIRQPLTSAVASITSKSIGQTERFDMPGGRLERTFVNPDDLTIQISAPGYTSVTRQLTIDVPPGGKFYEFDAELDAIVTMVAKPPVAAPPPAPIATTPEPATVAETVTASVSAVTTKAFGVVEKGKSIRLNRLYFDQSSPVLRPESYTELDQLFDLLTQYPTMRIEIRGHTDNQGDFDANVQLSRDRCQAVVDYLAGKGIRKTRLKAVGRGPTEPVAPNNSEENRKKNRRVEFVVI, from the coding sequence ATGCCGGAACCGCTCAACCTGCGCGACCACGTTGAGTATGCCCCCTCGGTCAGTGCCGATGGGCGAACGCTTATTTTTCAGTCCGACCGCTATGGCGTGTTTGTAAATGCGTATAAGAAAGTGCCGCGCATCAACGCCGAGGGCGATCAGCAACTAATTGACGACAAGCTGAGTACGCAATTTTTTGGCGTTTACGAAGCGCGGCTGCACCCCAGCGGGCAGTGGATGAAACCCGAACCAATCCAGGCCATCAATCGCTACGATTCGGATAGTATGACGCCCCTTATTGGTGGGCCAGGCATCAGCTACGATGGCAACTACCTGTTTTTCTTCGCCAATTTTCCGACCAAACCCGGTTTTGGCCGCGAAGATATTTACTACTGCGTTCGGCAGCGCAACGGTTGGGGGCCACCCGTAAATATTGGCCCGGCTATCAATACGGCTGGTTATGAGGGCTTCCCGAGTATTTCGGCAGATGGACGACAGTTGTATTTCGTGCGCGAAAACCTGACCCACCGCTCGCACGAAGGGCAGACTTGCTATAGGATTATGGTAGCCGAAAAAGGCCGCGATGGGCAATGGAAACGCCCCATTGAACTGCCCGCGCCGGTGAATATGGACTGCGAAAAAGCCCCGCGTATTCTGGCCGACAGCCGAACGCTCGTCTACTCATCTATCAAAGCCAAAGGCGACGGTGATTTCGATCTATACATGAGCGTATTGCAAGCCGATGGTAGTTGGTCGGCACCGAAAAATCTGCACTACGTCAATACCAAACGATCCGATCAATCGGTCGCGATTAGTGCGTGTGGCGATCTGATGTACTACGTTAGCGACGGCGACATGTACACGACGCCGATTCCCGACGAACTGCGCCCGTTTAAACTGGCAACGGTGCAGGGCTTCGTAACAGATTCGCTATCGGGCTTGCCAGTGTCGGCGCGGGTGGTGGTGAACGATGTCGGCACAGGGCAACTTGTAACAACGGTTGAGACGAATCCCGCCGATGGTCGTTATACGGTGCTGCTGCCCAGTACGAGCGCGTACCGCCTGACAGTGAACGAACGCGATTTCCGAACCGCAAGCCGATTGATTACGTGGGCCGCCTACGTCACCTGCGACGTAATTCCGACTGATTTTCGGCTGAAGCCCATCCGTACTGAAACAGCCGCCCGACCCGATGCTACTCTCAGTCGCAAAGCTGATGATATTGTGATTGTAGCGGCTCCGGTTGTAGAACGCGTAACGGCGGCTCAGGTGGCCGACAAGCGAACGGAAGAAGTAACGTTGGTCGATTCGGTTCGGCAACCGAAACCCTCGCCACTGATTGTAGTGCAGGTTCGGGTGGTTGATTCGGAAACAGGCGCGGCTATACCGAATGCTCAACTGACTATAACGGACGAAAAAACCCAGAAACCGCTGACTGCTTCGCCCGATAGCACGGGGCAGGGTTTCGCGCTGTCGGTAATGCCCGGCACATCGCTGGGTTTCCGCACAACGGCACCAGATTATTTGATTACCAACGCTAAGCTCAACAACATAACGGCCCCGCAGCGGCTAACGCTCAAGCTATTGCGTCAAAAACCCAGCGTACTGACCATTCGGGCGTTTGCCATGACCATCCGGCAACCGCTTACATCGGCGGTAGCGTCGATTACGTCGAAAAGCATCGGTCAGACTGAGCGGTTCGACATGCCGGGCGGGCGGCTCGAACGCACCTTCGTCAACCCCGACGACCTGACGATTCAGATCAGCGCACCCGGTTACACGTCGGTTACGAGACAGCTCACCATCGACGTGCCACCGGGCGGAAAATTCTACGAGTTCGATGCTGAATTAGATGCTATCGTCACGATGGTTGCTAAGCCGCCTGTTGCCGCACCACCACCTGCCCCCATCGCGACAACGCCCGAACCAGCAACCGTGGCTGAAACCGTGACAGCATCGGTGTCTGCTGTGACAACAAAAGCGTTTGGCGTGGTTGAAAAAGGCAAAAGCATCCGGCTCAACCGGCTCTATTTCGACCAGAGCAGCCCCGTTCTACGACCCGAATCCTACACCGAACTCGACCAGCTTTTCGACCTGCTCACGCAATATCCAACCATGCGCATCGAGATTCGGGGGCATACCGACAATCAGGGCGATTTCGACGCTAACGTGCAGCTTTCCCGCGACCGCTGTCAGGCAGTAGTGGATTATCTGGCGGGGAAAGGCATTCGCAAAACCCGTTTGAAAGCCGTTGGTCGCGGCCCCACCGAACCCGTTGCCCCCAACAACAGCGAGGAAAACCGGAAAAAAAACCGGCGCGTTGAGTTTGTAGTTATCTGA
- a CDS encoding DUF3267 domain-containing protein, with amino-acid sequence MRPTVDELYQSGRYRLIESFKIDEMNQFIMRELGTKLPEQQPEKHSGKRWLPLFGMGIAGGLIGFLSAYGFFTYVDKPDGPSFLWQLIGVAVGFFVLLPIHEFIHGLAFRRIGAPNVGYGYSLKNLMVYAYSQNFPATTREIAFVAVMPFLVITIALIIGWVLLPVCAVFWAGLLLLHTSACIGDFVLINYHRKNQHRTVYTYDDVDGARMTYFFEEVI; translated from the coding sequence ATGCGCCCCACTGTCGATGAGTTGTATCAGTCTGGCCGTTATCGCCTGATCGAGTCGTTCAAAATTGATGAGATGAATCAGTTCATCATGCGCGAACTGGGCACGAAACTCCCCGAACAGCAACCAGAAAAGCATAGCGGGAAACGTTGGCTTCCCCTGTTTGGTATGGGTATCGCAGGTGGCCTGATTGGCTTTTTGAGTGCCTACGGTTTCTTCACCTACGTCGACAAACCCGATGGTCCGTCGTTCTTGTGGCAACTGATCGGTGTTGCGGTGGGGTTCTTCGTTTTGCTACCCATTCATGAATTCATTCACGGGCTGGCATTCCGCCGAATTGGTGCGCCCAACGTCGGTTACGGTTATTCGCTGAAAAATCTGATGGTGTATGCCTACAGCCAGAATTTTCCGGCTACCACGCGCGAGATCGCCTTCGTGGCCGTAATGCCGTTTCTGGTCATTACGATTGCGTTGATTATCGGGTGGGTTTTGCTGCCCGTTTGCGCCGTATTCTGGGCGGGCCTGCTCCTCCTCCACACCAGTGCCTGCATCGGCGACTTTGTACTGATCAACTATCACCGCAAGAATCAGCACCGCACCGTTTATACCTACGACGACGTAGACGGTGCCCGCATGACGTATTTTTTTGAGGAAGTCATCTGA
- a CDS encoding NIPSNAP family protein codes for MRHLYSLIAILLVVNSFAVAKPYPGKPSGKLYEIRIYYPTPGKYAEIVDRFRQYTTKLFAKHGMENIGYWTPTDTARKELIYILAYPDREAREASWQAFINDPDWKAVVAKTEANGKLIDHIDQIFMMESQLSPTIKTGVKNPERTFELRTYTATRGKLTNLLARFRDHTINLFSKHGMTHVGYWITTEANGTQPKLIYMLAHPSEAEGKKHFDAFRNDPDWIKARDASEANGKLTEKVESVYLKPTDYSMIK; via the coding sequence ATGCGCCACTTGTATTCTCTTATTGCTATTTTGCTGGTAGTCAACTCATTTGCTGTAGCTAAGCCATATCCCGGTAAACCATCGGGGAAGTTGTATGAGATTCGTATCTACTACCCCACGCCCGGCAAATATGCCGAGATTGTCGACCGGTTTCGGCAATACACGACAAAACTGTTTGCCAAACACGGCATGGAAAACATTGGCTACTGGACCCCCACCGATACGGCCCGTAAAGAACTGATTTACATCCTGGCTTACCCCGACCGCGAGGCCCGCGAGGCATCGTGGCAGGCGTTCATCAACGACCCCGACTGGAAAGCCGTCGTCGCCAAAACCGAAGCCAACGGCAAACTGATCGACCATATCGACCAGATTTTTATGATGGAATCGCAGCTATCGCCGACCATCAAAACGGGCGTCAAAAATCCTGAACGAACGTTTGAACTGCGGACCTACACAGCCACGCGGGGTAAACTGACCAATTTACTGGCCCGCTTCCGCGATCATACGATCAACCTGTTCAGCAAGCATGGCATGACACACGTCGGCTACTGGATTACAACCGAAGCCAATGGCACTCAGCCCAAACTGATTTATATGCTGGCCCACCCCAGCGAAGCCGAAGGCAAAAAGCATTTCGATGCCTTCCGCAACGACCCCGACTGGATCAAAGCCCGCGACGCTTCCGAAGCCAACGGCAAACTCACCGAAAAAGTAGAGTCGGTGTATCTGAAACCAACCGATTATTCGATGATTAAGTAG
- a CDS encoding alpha-E domain-containing protein codes for MLSRVANSVYWMHRYIERAENYARFISVNFNLALDLPPNVDQQWEPLLIATADNSLFYEHYRYPTRENVIQFMTFDKRNPNSTVSCLSNARENARTIREVISKEMWEHLNEFYLHVRDKAPQAQYWDQSQTQHFFIDIRNSIQLFYGIIDATITRNEAWHFGRLGRFLERADKTSRFLDVKYFTLLPEVDAVGTTIDLMIWSAVLKSVSAYNMHRQQHRSLTPTSIVDFLILDKMFPRAVAHCIRQAELSLYEISGNNPAQGFGNAAERALSKLRTEIEFTETSDIFRTGLHQYLDNFQTRTNEIGTAIFETYFDLKPVEA; via the coding sequence ATGCTGAGCCGCGTTGCCAACTCCGTTTACTGGATGCACCGTTATATTGAGCGGGCCGAAAACTACGCCCGTTTCATAAGCGTAAACTTCAACCTTGCCCTCGATCTGCCGCCCAACGTCGACCAGCAATGGGAGCCGCTTCTGATTGCCACCGCCGATAATTCCCTGTTCTACGAGCACTATCGGTATCCTACCCGCGAGAACGTAATTCAGTTCATGACATTCGACAAACGGAATCCCAATTCAACCGTGTCGTGTCTGAGCAACGCCCGCGAAAACGCCCGTACCATTCGGGAGGTGATCTCAAAAGAGATGTGGGAACACCTCAACGAGTTTTATCTGCACGTGCGCGACAAGGCCCCGCAGGCTCAATACTGGGATCAAAGCCAGACGCAGCACTTTTTCATTGACATTCGCAATAGCATCCAGCTTTTTTACGGCATCATCGACGCCACTATCACCCGCAACGAAGCCTGGCACTTCGGGCGGCTGGGCCGTTTTCTCGAACGCGCCGACAAAACCTCGCGCTTTCTCGACGTAAAATATTTCACGCTTCTACCTGAAGTCGATGCCGTTGGCACCACCATCGACCTGATGATCTGGTCGGCGGTATTGAAATCGGTCAGTGCCTATAATATGCATCGACAACAGCATCGGTCGCTGACGCCCACCAGCATTGTGGATTTTCTGATTCTCGACAAGATGTTTCCGCGTGCCGTAGCGCATTGCATCCGGCAGGCCGAACTTTCGCTCTACGAAATATCGGGCAATAACCCCGCGCAGGGCTTCGGCAATGCCGCCGAACGCGCCCTCTCAAAACTCCGCACCGAGATAGAATTCACCGAAACCAGCGACATTTTCCGAACGGGGCTGCACCAGTACTTAGACAACTTTCAGACGCGCACCAATGAAATCGGCACCGCCATTTTCGAGACCTATTTCGACCTGAAACCCGTTGAAGCGTAA
- a CDS encoding TIR domain-containing protein, producing MARKCYISFKTEDIAYKNYIQTYLNVDMIDKSLNEPVNSYDEDYIMRVIRQYYLSDSTVTIHLIGLYGAENRGQHEQRFIKRELQASLFHGIGNTQNGILGVVLPDMYNTVYGGSGICSTCGGSHNYVYIDDSTTIKEFSYNYYIPKENKCSWAEEDRFCVLVKWSDFINSPEYYIERAFQKRNSLIADYTRVRP from the coding sequence ATGGCAAGAAAATGTTATATATCCTTTAAAACAGAAGATATTGCTTATAAGAATTATATACAAACATATCTAAACGTTGATATGATTGATAAATCACTGAATGAGCCTGTTAATTCATACGATGAAGATTACATAATGCGAGTCATAAGGCAATACTATCTATCAGACTCAACTGTAACAATTCACTTGATTGGCCTTTATGGAGCTGAAAACCGAGGTCAGCACGAGCAAAGATTCATCAAAAGAGAATTACAAGCATCACTCTTTCACGGAATAGGTAATACGCAAAATGGCATATTAGGTGTAGTTTTACCCGATATGTACAATACGGTGTATGGTGGTTCAGGAATTTGCTCAACCTGTGGAGGTTCACACAACTATGTATATATTGATGACTCTACAACAATAAAAGAATTCAGTTATAATTATTATATTCCAAAAGAAAACAAATGTTCGTGGGCAGAGGAAGATAGATTCTGTGTGCTTGTTAAATGGAGTGATTTTATAAATAGTCCTGAATATTATATTGAACGAGCTTTTCAAAAGCGCAATTCTTTAATCGCTGACTATACTCGGGTAAGACCTTAA
- a CDS encoding DUF4231 domain-containing protein, which yields MAVNSLPKITEKDFTSLYIASDEASKKAQSDYVLIIAIDLIAMLVASAVATYNYQTEYSKRILYIISGVLLLLSLILTIVLLTKKYEDIWYQGRALAESCKTLTWRFMTRSELFETSIPDDEAKQKFIHRVQELSKEFLELNKVLNAELLNKPVITQVMLNVRALPLTERKEFYIENRIENQKKWYSTKAKFNKGRYNFWFTIIIVAQSISLISVSYLISQPNSDWNLIGFFTTISASAISWLQLKRHQELKQAYTTASQELNLIVSLSHEIIGESEFSKFVLDSENAVSREHTLWLAQRRK from the coding sequence ATGGCAGTAAATAGTTTACCAAAAATCACGGAGAAGGATTTTACAAGCTTATACATTGCTTCTGATGAAGCTTCGAAAAAAGCCCAATCTGATTATGTGCTAATCATAGCTATTGACCTAATTGCAATGTTGGTAGCTTCTGCGGTAGCTACTTATAATTATCAGACGGAATATTCTAAAAGAATTTTGTACATAATTTCAGGAGTACTACTCTTGCTTAGTCTTATATTAACTATTGTTTTGTTAACTAAAAAATACGAAGACATATGGTATCAAGGCAGAGCGTTGGCAGAGTCTTGTAAAACCTTGACTTGGCGGTTTATGACACGTTCTGAGTTGTTTGAGACTTCGATTCCAGATGACGAAGCAAAACAAAAGTTCATACATCGAGTGCAAGAATTGAGTAAGGAATTCTTGGAGCTAAATAAAGTATTGAATGCAGAATTATTAAACAAACCTGTTATCACTCAGGTCATGCTTAATGTGAGAGCGTTACCCTTAACAGAAAGAAAAGAGTTTTACATAGAGAACCGCATAGAAAATCAAAAAAAGTGGTATTCAACTAAAGCGAAATTCAATAAAGGTAGGTACAATTTTTGGTTTACTATTATAATTGTGGCTCAATCAATTTCTCTAATCAGTGTGTCATATTTAATAAGTCAACCAAACTCCGATTGGAACCTTATTGGTTTTTTTACTACTATTTCTGCATCAGCAATTAGTTGGTTACAACTAAAAAGACACCAAGAATTGAAACAGGCATATACTACAGCTTCTCAGGAATTGAATTTGATAGTTTCCCTGTCTCACGAAATTATTGGCGAAAGTGAATTTTCAAAATTCGTTTTAGATTCGGAAAATGCGGTATCTAGAGAGCATACGCTCTGGCTAGCACAGAGAAGAAAATAG